Proteins encoded together in one Streptomyces umbrinus window:
- a CDS encoding sugar ABC transporter permease encodes MVKGTRDTADSTRSGPTAPGAGAGRPHRGRAVARAAEKGVAAFRRKLRVGELGSLPVVLVLAAVWITFQSLNSNFLSPRNLSNLSVDIVGTGLIAVGIVFVLLLGELDLSVGSISGLAAAAFAVLNVNHGVPEWLAVIIAVLAGTLAGTVQGFSVARTRVPAFVVTLAGLLTWNGLMLYILGTSGTVNLDENGLVAKLTSYYFTNDAAAYGLATGAAGVVFLVSYQDVRRRKAVGMPHRSLRGITVRTGVVAVVAFTAAYLLNRFQGLPLALLIFLVMVAGLDLVLRRTHYGRQVYALGGSVEAARRASLSVTRVQTAVLAVSGTMAAIGGLFLASRITSVSQGSGSGVLLVNAIAAAVIGGTSLFGGRGTTWSAVLGMLIIQSIASGMAITDTPTAVQFIITGGVLFAAVLIDSLSRRSQQARGRA; translated from the coding sequence ATGGTGAAAGGGACGCGCGACACCGCGGACAGCACACGGTCCGGACCCACCGCACCGGGAGCCGGGGCCGGCCGGCCGCACCGCGGGCGGGCCGTCGCCCGTGCCGCGGAGAAGGGGGTCGCGGCCTTCCGGCGCAAGCTGCGCGTCGGCGAACTGGGCTCGCTCCCCGTCGTCCTCGTCCTCGCCGCGGTCTGGATCACCTTTCAGTCGCTCAACTCGAACTTCCTCTCCCCACGGAACCTGTCCAACCTCAGCGTGGACATCGTGGGTACGGGTCTGATCGCGGTCGGCATCGTCTTCGTACTGCTGCTCGGTGAACTCGACCTGTCGGTCGGCTCGATCAGCGGTCTCGCGGCGGCGGCCTTCGCCGTGCTGAACGTCAACCACGGTGTGCCGGAATGGCTCGCCGTCATCATCGCGGTGCTCGCGGGAACCCTGGCGGGAACCGTCCAGGGCTTCTCCGTGGCCAGAACCCGGGTGCCGGCGTTCGTCGTCACCCTCGCCGGACTGCTCACCTGGAACGGCCTCATGCTCTACATCCTCGGGACCAGCGGCACCGTCAACCTCGACGAGAACGGACTCGTCGCCAAGCTGACCAGCTACTACTTCACCAACGACGCCGCGGCCTACGGTCTGGCGACGGGCGCGGCGGGCGTGGTCTTCCTGGTGTCCTACCAGGACGTGCGGCGACGCAAGGCCGTCGGCATGCCGCACCGCTCGCTCCGGGGGATCACGGTGCGCACGGGAGTGGTCGCGGTGGTCGCGTTCACCGCCGCGTATCTGCTCAACCGTTTCCAGGGGCTGCCGCTCGCGCTCCTGATCTTCCTCGTGATGGTGGCCGGCCTCGACCTCGTGCTCCGCCGCACGCACTACGGGCGGCAGGTCTACGCACTGGGCGGCAGCGTGGAGGCGGCCCGGCGCGCCAGCCTCAGCGTGACGCGGGTGCAGACCGCGGTGCTCGCGGTCTCGGGCACCATGGCCGCGATCGGCGGCCTGTTCCTGGCCTCGCGCATCACGTCGGTGAGCCAGGGTTCGGGCTCGGGCGTCCTGCTGGTCAACGCCATCGCGGCGGCCGTCATCGGCGGCACCAGCCTGTTCGGCGGACGCGGTACCACCTGGTCCGCGGTGCTCGGCATGCTGATCATCCAGTCGATCGCCTCGGGAATGGCGATCACCGACACCCCCACGGCCGTCCAGTTCATCATCACGGGCGGAGTACTCTTCGCCGCGGTGCTCATCGACTCACTGTCGCGACGCTCCCAGCAGGCCCGCGGACGGGCTTGA
- a CDS encoding serine/threonine-protein kinase, translating into MLSNGGPGAEGFQPLEDGDPRIVGGYRLVARLGSGGMGRVYLSHTPGGRAVAVKVIRPELAENAEFRKRFQAEVAAASRVHGLYTAPVVDSDTEGSVPWCATAYVPGPSLADAIRDHGPLPVDTVLRLIAGVAEALQAVHREGIVHRDLKPSNVLLADDGPRVIDFGVARAADATSVTQSGMALGTVAYMAPEQALGGEAAPSADVFALGQTAVFASTGSGAFGDGDAHAVLYRVVHEQPDLGQVPEEIRELVARCLRKPAAERPSVEEVIRSVQTIQAHRGDEARYTSGAWLPGKLAAGIAARAEGAHQAHAQAQAEAAPNSQGSGGFGAPGSGGFGTADSEGFGTAGSGGGFGPAGSGGFSPAAAYSPTSPSHAAQSHAAQSHAALPGPFVMGSPAAPGAYTPTP; encoded by the coding sequence GTGTTGAGCAACGGTGGGCCCGGCGCGGAAGGTTTCCAGCCGCTGGAGGACGGCGATCCGCGGATCGTGGGCGGCTACCGGCTGGTGGCGCGGCTCGGGTCCGGCGGTATGGGGCGGGTCTATCTCTCACACACGCCGGGCGGACGGGCCGTCGCCGTCAAGGTGATCCGGCCCGAGCTGGCCGAGAACGCCGAGTTCCGCAAACGGTTCCAGGCCGAGGTGGCGGCCGCGAGCCGGGTGCACGGGCTCTATACGGCCCCGGTCGTGGACAGCGACACCGAAGGCTCCGTCCCGTGGTGCGCGACCGCCTATGTGCCGGGTCCGTCCCTCGCCGACGCGATACGCGACCACGGGCCACTGCCGGTCGACACCGTGCTGCGGCTGATCGCCGGTGTCGCGGAGGCGCTGCAGGCGGTGCATCGCGAGGGCATCGTGCACCGCGACCTCAAGCCGTCGAACGTGCTGCTCGCCGACGACGGCCCACGCGTCATCGACTTCGGTGTCGCACGGGCGGCCGACGCCACCTCGGTGACGCAGAGCGGCATGGCTCTCGGCACGGTCGCCTACATGGCCCCGGAACAGGCGCTCGGCGGCGAGGCCGCCCCCTCGGCCGACGTGTTCGCGCTGGGGCAGACCGCCGTGTTCGCCTCGACGGGCAGCGGCGCCTTCGGGGACGGGGACGCGCACGCGGTGCTCTACCGGGTGGTGCACGAACAGCCCGACCTCGGCCAAGTGCCCGAGGAGATACGGGAGTTGGTGGCGCGGTGTCTGCGCAAGCCCGCCGCCGAGCGGCCTTCCGTCGAGGAGGTCATCCGCTCTGTCCAGACGATCCAGGCGCATCGCGGTGACGAGGCCCGGTACACATCGGGGGCATGGCTGCCGGGCAAGCTGGCGGCGGGCATAGCGGCTCGTGCCGAAGGAGCCCATCAGGCCCACGCCCAGGCTCAGGCAGAGGCGGCTCCGAACTCTCAAGGTTCCGGCGGATTCGGGGCCCCAGGTTCTGGCGGTTTCGGGACCGCGGACTCCGAAGGCTTCGGGACCGCGGGCTCAGGCGGCGGCTTCGGCCCCGCCGGCTCCGGCGGTTTCAGCCCCGCGGCGGCCTACTCCCCCACCTCGCCGTCCCACGCGGCCCAGTCCCATGCCGCGCAGTCCCACGCCGCGCTGCCCGGACCGTTTGTGATGGGGAGTCCGGCCGCACCGGGTGCGTACACACCGACTCCTTAG
- a CDS encoding SpoIIE family protein phosphatase, with protein MHHDGRALAGVSEPRESRAGADDNGSRPPLPEAAASDRPLTFAGVALAAVYVPDAGNGDLRLVETAGRATSQYLPPERLPLSGDSPAAHAFRTDRPLWLDLVDLATRSEDRDSQRRDSEGRRSEGRVSGGGLSGGGPTPSSAQAPQAQEQEQQAQAPPTEAPLAALPLGTEGRRLGCLVVVGASPIGFEAEQRRFLERYADAIAAMLRTEADRPAPTSLLSPALRSLGVGSFVLMPDTGLIEADEALLDLVGITPADFDGKVDTLLAHALPEDMHALISVLEPSTEAFGRRELEFRVRRPTGGMRWLSLTCRVVASTDERPEQVLGVVTATSVLRQSADDVSRIQWLTAALDDATTVRDVGRVVVTALREPLGADRVALAELRDDRLMVTVLDPPQPAAWPETWRSEWRSEWPDAPVSALPTLQLALRDGRMNLWSAGTTLEPGLAGIGAGGLAVLPLPAKGRVAGVCLVGWDEPHDFVPEERSLFTATAALVGQALNRAHAHDAEQELATMLQRSLLPRRLPELPGGTAVARYLPARRGLQVGGDWYDVIALSEDRVALVIGDVQGHSAGAATIMGQMRTAVRAYAVEGHPPDVVVSRANRLLVGMETDLFATCCYAELDLEEGNTLFVRAGHLAPLIRHPDGRTEEVQVEGGLPLGILAEAEFPMTTVALTPGTVLALVTDGLVEAADLPLDEGMRRTRDALAAADPADPGRMADELLGGVDRREDDVALLLLRYDGMKTRPIRAGWAVWRLPDAVMHARRFTARTLRKWRVEDVADSVLLVVSELVTNALVHTQGPVRVDLMLRGDRLRVCVTDSSPRAPAKPVSVDWESTGGRGLLLVEAMSEAFGSMPVADGKQVWSEIVVPKHEPTPADPEPGAEQEPGTEQGAAP; from the coding sequence ATGCATCATGACGGCCGCGCCCTGGCCGGAGTCTCGGAGCCGCGGGAGTCCCGGGCCGGCGCCGACGACAACGGTTCACGGCCACCTCTGCCGGAGGCAGCCGCGAGCGACAGGCCCCTGACCTTCGCCGGAGTGGCGTTGGCAGCGGTCTATGTCCCCGATGCCGGGAACGGCGATCTCCGCCTGGTGGAGACGGCCGGGCGTGCCACGTCGCAGTACCTGCCGCCGGAGCGGCTGCCCCTGTCCGGTGACTCACCTGCGGCGCACGCCTTCCGCACCGACCGGCCGCTGTGGCTGGACCTCGTGGACCTCGCCACCCGCTCGGAGGACCGGGACTCCCAGCGACGGGACTCCGAAGGCCGGCGTTCCGAGGGCCGGGTTTCCGGAGGCGGGCTTTCCGGGGGCGGTCCGACGCCGTCGTCGGCACAGGCGCCGCAGGCACAGGAGCAGGAGCAGCAGGCGCAGGCGCCGCCGACAGAGGCACCGCTCGCCGCCCTCCCCCTGGGGACGGAGGGCAGGCGGCTGGGCTGCCTCGTCGTCGTGGGAGCGTCCCCGATCGGCTTCGAGGCCGAGCAGCGGCGCTTCCTGGAGCGGTACGCCGACGCGATCGCAGCCATGCTCCGGACCGAGGCCGACCGCCCCGCGCCCACGTCGCTGCTGAGCCCCGCCCTGCGGAGTCTGGGCGTCGGCTCGTTCGTCCTGATGCCGGACACCGGTCTGATCGAGGCGGACGAGGCTCTGCTCGATCTGGTCGGCATCACACCGGCCGACTTCGACGGCAAGGTGGACACCCTGCTGGCGCACGCGCTCCCGGAGGACATGCACGCGCTCATCTCGGTACTGGAACCGTCCACGGAGGCGTTCGGCCGCCGGGAGCTGGAGTTCCGTGTCCGCCGCCCCACCGGTGGAATGCGCTGGCTGAGCCTGACCTGCCGGGTGGTGGCGAGCACCGACGAGCGTCCGGAGCAGGTGCTGGGCGTGGTGACGGCGACCTCGGTCCTGCGGCAGAGCGCCGACGACGTGTCCAGGATCCAGTGGCTGACCGCCGCGCTCGACGACGCGACCACGGTCCGTGACGTCGGCCGGGTGGTGGTCACCGCCCTGCGCGAGCCGCTGGGCGCCGACCGGGTGGCACTCGCCGAGTTGCGGGACGACCGGCTCATGGTCACCGTGCTCGACCCGCCCCAGCCCGCGGCCTGGCCGGAGACATGGCGTTCCGAGTGGCGTTCGGAGTGGCCCGACGCACCGGTCAGCGCCCTGCCCACCCTGCAACTGGCGCTGCGGGACGGACGGATGAACCTGTGGTCCGCCGGCACGACCCTCGAACCCGGACTCGCGGGCATCGGTGCCGGAGGTCTGGCCGTGCTGCCGCTGCCCGCCAAGGGCCGGGTCGCGGGCGTGTGCCTGGTCGGCTGGGACGAGCCCCACGACTTCGTCCCCGAGGAGCGGTCCCTGTTCACCGCCACCGCGGCGCTGGTCGGACAGGCCCTCAACCGCGCGCACGCGCACGACGCCGAGCAGGAGCTCGCGACGATGCTGCAGCGCAGTCTGCTGCCCCGGCGCCTCCCGGAGCTGCCCGGCGGGACGGCCGTCGCCCGCTATCTGCCCGCCCGGCGGGGGCTGCAGGTGGGCGGTGACTGGTACGACGTCATCGCCCTGTCCGAGGACCGGGTGGCGCTGGTCATCGGAGACGTACAGGGACACAGCGCCGGAGCCGCGACGATCATGGGCCAGATGCGTACGGCAGTCAGGGCCTACGCGGTCGAGGGCCACCCGCCCGACGTGGTCGTCTCGCGCGCCAACCGACTCCTCGTCGGCATGGAGACCGATCTCTTCGCCACCTGCTGCTACGCCGAACTGGACCTGGAGGAGGGCAACACCCTCTTCGTCCGGGCCGGGCACCTCGCACCGCTGATACGCCATCCCGACGGCAGGACCGAGGAGGTGCAGGTCGAGGGCGGGCTCCCGTTGGGCATCCTCGCGGAGGCCGAATTCCCCATGACCACCGTCGCGTTGACCCCCGGCACGGTGCTCGCTCTGGTCACCGACGGCTTGGTCGAGGCGGCCGACCTGCCTCTGGACGAAGGCATGCGGCGCACACGCGACGCGCTCGCCGCAGCCGATCCCGCTGATCCGGGGCGGATGGCCGACGAACTGCTCGGCGGTGTCGACCGTCGCGAGGACGACGTGGCGCTGTTGCTGCTGCGCTACGACGGGATGAAGACCCGGCCGATCCGGGCCGGCTGGGCGGTGTGGCGGCTGCCCGACGCCGTCATGCACGCCCGCCGTTTCACCGCGCGCACGCTGCGCAAGTGGCGGGTCGAGGACGTGGCCGACTCGGTGCTGCTGGTCGTGTCCGAACTCGTGACCAACGCCCTGGTGCACACCCAGGGCCCGGTCCGCGTCGATCTGATGCTCCGCGGGGACCGGCTCCGGGTCTGCGTGACCGACTCCTCGCCGCGCGCGCCCGCCAAGCCCGTGTCCGTGGACTGGGAGTCGACCGGCGGTCGGGGCCTGCTCCTGGTCGAGGCGATGTCGGAGGCCTTCGGTTCGATGCCGGTGGCCGACGGCAAGCAGGTGTGGAGCGAGATCGTCGTGCCGAAGCACGAGCCGACTCCCGCGGACCCGGAGCCCGGGGCGGAACAGGAGCCCGGGACGGAACAAGGGGCTGCACCATGA
- a CDS encoding sugar ABC transporter substrate-binding protein yields the protein MKACIRGAAVVMTVISTVVALGACGQDAEDDSDTGNTLSIGVLLPDSTTARWETQDRPLLQKRITELCDDCAVENANAKGDVAIQQEQMDSMLSKGVDAIVLVAVDARSLRPAVRKADQAGVPVIAYDRLAEGPIAGYASFDGEEVGRLQGRALLTAMGDRAPDDQIVMMNGDPTDPNAVSFKKGALSVLQGRVKIGKAYDTTQWRTETAHMNMSAAISALGVDNIDGVYAANDGLAAGCISSLKANKVAPLPPVTGQDAELGAVRRIVGGEQYMTVYKPFGPEASAGAAMAVAAARDESLDRVAKSEVTPLGGHTVPAVLLTPVSVTVDTIKDTLVKDGAYTVEQICTPQLGAACEEAGLT from the coding sequence ATGAAGGCCTGCATCCGGGGCGCGGCCGTCGTCATGACCGTGATCTCGACGGTTGTCGCCCTTGGGGCCTGCGGGCAGGACGCCGAGGACGACTCCGACACCGGGAACACGCTGAGCATCGGCGTGCTGCTTCCGGACTCCACCACGGCCCGCTGGGAGACACAGGACCGGCCCCTGCTCCAGAAGAGGATCACGGAGCTGTGCGACGACTGCGCGGTCGAGAACGCCAATGCCAAGGGCGATGTGGCCATCCAGCAGGAACAGATGGACTCGATGCTCAGCAAGGGGGTCGACGCCATCGTCCTCGTGGCCGTGGACGCCAGATCGCTCCGCCCCGCCGTCAGGAAGGCGGACCAGGCGGGCGTCCCGGTCATCGCCTACGACCGCCTCGCCGAGGGCCCGATCGCGGGCTATGCCTCCTTCGACGGCGAGGAGGTCGGCAGACTCCAGGGCAGGGCGCTGCTGACAGCGATGGGCGACAGGGCGCCCGACGACCAGATCGTCATGATGAACGGTGATCCCACCGACCCCAACGCGGTGTCGTTCAAGAAGGGCGCACTGTCCGTGCTTCAGGGGCGGGTGAAGATCGGCAAGGCGTACGACACCACCCAGTGGAGGACGGAGACCGCGCACATGAACATGTCCGCCGCCATCTCGGCCCTCGGCGTCGACAACATCGACGGGGTCTACGCGGCCAACGACGGCCTCGCCGCCGGCTGTATCTCCTCCCTCAAGGCGAACAAGGTCGCCCCGCTGCCCCCGGTCACCGGGCAGGACGCCGAGCTCGGAGCCGTACGGCGCATCGTCGGCGGCGAGCAGTACATGACCGTCTACAAGCCCTTCGGACCCGAGGCTTCCGCCGGCGCCGCCATGGCCGTGGCCGCGGCCCGCGACGAAAGCCTCGACCGGGTCGCCAAGAGCGAGGTGACACCCCTGGGCGGGCACACGGTTCCGGCCGTCCTGCTCACCCCCGTGTCCGTGACGGTCGACACCATCAAGGACACCTTGGTGAAGGACGGCGCCTACACGGTCGAGCAGATCTGTACCCCCCAACTCGGGGCCGCCTGCGAAGAGGCCGGACTCACCTGA
- a CDS encoding ATP-binding cassette domain-containing protein yields the protein MVSVPSPPLLALHGVCKRFGVIEVLDDIELEIHAGQVVALLGDNGAGKSTLVKVISGVSPADQGSIEWEGRAVHIRRPHDARDLGIAAVYQDLALCGNLDVVGNLFLGQEIRRLGFLDEVEMERRTRSLLDRLTRGIPDLRAPVVSLSSGQRQTVAIARSLLGDPRVLLLDEPTAALGFEQTGEVLDLVDQLRDRGLGVLLISHNMGDIKALADRAAVLRLGRNNGFFDVNTASQEQIISSITGATENVPRRTASQEAGW from the coding sequence ATGGTTTCCGTGCCGAGTCCCCCGTTGCTGGCACTGCACGGCGTATGCAAACGCTTCGGTGTCATCGAGGTCCTCGACGACATCGAGCTGGAGATCCACGCCGGGCAGGTCGTCGCTCTGCTGGGCGACAACGGGGCGGGCAAGTCCACCCTGGTCAAGGTGATCTCCGGGGTCTCCCCCGCGGACCAGGGCTCCATCGAGTGGGAGGGCCGGGCGGTCCACATCAGGCGTCCCCACGACGCCCGGGACCTGGGCATCGCCGCCGTCTACCAGGACCTCGCGCTGTGCGGAAACCTCGACGTCGTCGGCAATCTGTTCCTCGGGCAGGAGATCCGCAGGCTCGGGTTCCTCGACGAGGTGGAGATGGAACGCCGCACCAGAAGCCTGCTCGACCGTCTGACCCGGGGCATCCCCGATCTGCGCGCCCCCGTCGTCTCGCTGTCCAGCGGTCAGCGGCAGACGGTCGCCATCGCTCGTTCGCTGCTCGGCGACCCGCGGGTGCTCCTCCTGGACGAGCCGACCGCGGCGCTGGGATTCGAGCAGACCGGCGAGGTACTGGACCTCGTCGACCAGTTGCGTGACCGTGGACTTGGCGTCCTGCTCATCAGCCACAACATGGGTGACATCAAGGCTCTCGCGGACCGGGCGGCCGTCCTGCGACTGGGCCGCAACAACGGCTTCTTCGACGTGAACACCGCATCCCAGGAACAGATCATCTCCTCCATCACCGGCGCCACGGAGAACGTGCCCCGCCGGACGGCCTCCCAGGAGGCGGGATGGTGA
- a CDS encoding protein kinase domain-containing protein, with product MGEVFLARDDQQRTVAVKVIRPELAANRDFRIRFRREVDAARAVSGRYTATVVDADPDGPVPWLATAHILGPTLADAVEEHGPLPPKSVLALGAGLAEALIAVHSAGLVHRDLKPSNVLLSAEGPRVIDFGIVRATDGYELTLSGVLLGSPRYMCPEHATGDPMGPEGDVFCLGSVLAFAATGNAPFDGSSAATLLYQVVHGTPDLTGVPDPLDTIIELCLDKSPTARPTPDRVSAACAPGGADALDWEGWLPEPVAARISQQAADLMDLDLGPGSSADVVEREPARAPTGRTAAAGVRSDPRVAVQQLVTERPSSSRVVFPHAPTPSPPPEKSSPDPVPHRSRRRARPRPSRRTVLAAAALGVVTLGSGVAALLGEPKDRTEPAPKPAGPAPKPLWVYQGDALVKAPATFYKDTALLKSQSGALFCLGLADGTRPRWTYRGVSQSPTPPLLVSGDVVALGTGATVLGVDPVTGIERFSLDFGEDFRFDTLLGGFSDQRVTISGLRFSRPDGSQGSATSTNVVLNTDLRARRANVIPISEEDIGLDLKPVMAASRFVYMDGLHRLTARGTASRGNVLWRRPLNSDSDARSAPVVLGGTVFAVDSELIAVDLESGAVRWRVKEEKGGFASVAAAAGTVYCTTRNPHGVQAFDAADGTRRWFRRTPRLDLGNALVAGGGSVFVTAARNRDGFYAIDAQQGELLWNFTDGQDAGINDWQLACDSNGPLIAQHFNKVYALPIPRV from the coding sequence ATGGGGGAGGTCTTCCTCGCCCGGGACGATCAGCAGCGGACCGTGGCCGTCAAAGTCATCCGGCCGGAGCTGGCCGCGAACAGGGACTTCCGAATCCGGTTCCGGCGCGAGGTGGACGCTGCGCGGGCAGTGAGCGGCAGGTACACGGCCACCGTCGTGGACGCCGACCCGGACGGCCCCGTCCCCTGGCTCGCCACCGCGCACATCCTCGGTCCGACGCTGGCCGACGCGGTCGAGGAACACGGGCCGCTGCCACCGAAGTCGGTGCTCGCCCTCGGGGCCGGCCTCGCCGAGGCGCTGATCGCCGTGCACTCCGCGGGGCTGGTTCACCGCGATCTCAAACCGTCCAATGTGCTGCTCTCCGCCGAGGGCCCCCGGGTCATCGACTTCGGCATCGTCCGAGCCACCGACGGCTACGAACTCACCCTGTCCGGTGTGCTGCTGGGCTCCCCGCGGTACATGTGCCCCGAGCACGCCACGGGTGACCCGATGGGCCCGGAGGGGGACGTGTTCTGTCTCGGCTCGGTCCTCGCCTTCGCCGCCACCGGGAACGCGCCCTTCGACGGTTCGTCGGCGGCCACCCTGCTGTACCAAGTGGTGCACGGTACACCGGATCTGACGGGTGTTCCGGATCCGCTGGACACCATCATCGAGCTCTGTCTCGACAAGTCCCCGACGGCCCGGCCCACTCCGGACCGGGTGTCGGCGGCGTGCGCACCCGGTGGCGCCGACGCGCTGGACTGGGAGGGCTGGCTGCCGGAACCCGTGGCCGCCCGGATCAGTCAGCAGGCCGCCGACCTCATGGACCTGGACCTCGGGCCCGGATCGAGTGCGGACGTCGTCGAGCGGGAGCCCGCCCGCGCCCCCACCGGCCGCACGGCCGCCGCCGGTGTCCGCAGCGACCCGCGCGTGGCCGTTCAGCAACTCGTCACCGAGCGCCCGAGCTCCAGCCGTGTCGTCTTTCCCCATGCCCCGACGCCCAGCCCGCCGCCCGAGAAGTCGTCGCCCGACCCGGTCCCCCACCGCTCACGGCGACGGGCCCGGCCGCGCCCCTCCCGCCGTACGGTCCTCGCCGCCGCCGCGCTCGGCGTCGTCACCCTTGGTTCCGGCGTCGCCGCACTCCTCGGTGAGCCGAAGGACCGGACCGAGCCGGCCCCGAAGCCGGCCGGTCCGGCGCCGAAGCCGCTGTGGGTCTACCAGGGTGACGCGCTCGTCAAGGCACCGGCGACCTTCTACAAGGACACGGCCCTGCTGAAGTCGCAGTCGGGCGCGTTGTTCTGCCTCGGCCTCGCCGACGGCACCCGCCCCCGGTGGACCTACCGGGGCGTCAGCCAGTCACCCACCCCGCCGCTCCTCGTCTCGGGCGACGTCGTCGCTCTCGGCACCGGCGCGACCGTGTTGGGCGTCGACCCGGTCACGGGCATCGAGCGGTTCTCCCTGGACTTCGGCGAGGACTTCCGGTTCGACACGCTGCTCGGCGGGTTCAGCGACCAGAGGGTCACCATCTCGGGTCTGCGGTTCAGCCGCCCGGACGGATCGCAGGGGTCGGCCACCTCCACGAACGTCGTCCTCAACACGGATCTGCGGGCGCGCCGGGCCAATGTCATCCCCATCAGCGAGGAGGACATCGGCCTCGATCTCAAGCCCGTCATGGCAGCCAGCCGCTTCGTCTACATGGACGGGCTGCACCGGCTCACGGCCCGTGGCACCGCGAGCCGTGGGAACGTGCTGTGGCGCCGGCCCCTGAACTCCGACTCCGACGCCCGGTCGGCCCCGGTGGTGCTCGGCGGAACCGTCTTCGCCGTCGACAGCGAACTCATCGCCGTGGACCTGGAGTCCGGTGCGGTGCGCTGGCGGGTCAAGGAGGAGAAGGGCGGATTCGCCTCCGTCGCCGCCGCGGCCGGCACGGTGTACTGCACCACCAGGAACCCGCACGGCGTCCAGGCGTTCGACGCCGCCGACGGCACCCGGCGCTGGTTCCGCAGGACCCCTCGGCTCGATCTGGGCAACGCCCTCGTCGCGGGCGGCGGCTCGGTGTTCGTCACGGCCGCCCGCAACAGGGACGGGTTCTACGCGATCGACGCCCAACAGGGCGAGCTGCTCTGGAACTTCACAGACGGCCAGGACGCCGGCATCAACGACTGGCAACTCGCCTGCGACAGCAACGGCCCGCTGATCGCCCAGCACTTCAACAAGGTGTACGCCCTCCCGATACCCCGGGTCTGA